One stretch of Tepidibacter hydrothermalis DNA includes these proteins:
- a CDS encoding ATP-binding protein, which translates to MNIAVLSGKGGTGKTTVSTNISLALNANYIDCDVEEPNGFLFLQPSIDRTDGVSVEYPHIDEEKCISCGECVKNCNFNALVNVKNEIMVFDKLCHSCGACEIVCKSGAIKYKLREIGKIEEGKRSHIKCTRGILNIGEPMAVPIIKKILNNIETDVNIIDCPPGTSCNVVNSLKYADMAVLVTEPTEFGLHDLKMAVELVRMFDIPFGIVINKDNVENNLVRNYCENEEIDVIGRIPYSKDIARIYSRGNMLYDDLKYKNVFDEIAQSIKGVFSWN; encoded by the coding sequence TTGAATATAGCTGTGCTTAGTGGAAAAGGTGGAACAGGAAAGACTACAGTTTCAACGAATATATCACTTGCATTAAATGCCAATTATATAGATTGTGATGTGGAAGAGCCCAATGGTTTTTTATTTTTACAACCGAGTATAGATAGAACAGATGGCGTTTCAGTTGAGTATCCTCATATAGACGAGGAGAAGTGTATATCATGTGGAGAATGTGTGAAAAACTGTAATTTCAATGCTTTAGTGAATGTAAAGAATGAAATTATGGTATTTGATAAGTTATGTCATTCATGTGGAGCATGTGAGATTGTATGTAAATCTGGAGCTATAAAATATAAACTTAGAGAGATTGGAAAAATAGAAGAGGGTAAAAGATCACATATAAAATGTACTAGAGGCATTTTGAATATAGGGGAGCCTATGGCAGTACCTATAATAAAAAAGATTTTAAATAATATTGAAACCGATGTTAATATTATAGATTGTCCACCTGGAACATCTTGTAATGTAGTGAATTCATTGAAATATGCAGATATGGCAGTTTTAGTAACTGAGCCTACTGAATTCGGACTTCATGATCTTAAAATGGCCGTTGAGCTTGTAAGAATGTTTGATATACCGTTTGGAATAGTAATTAATAAAGATAATGTAGAAAATAATCTGGTTAGAAATTACTGTGAAAATGAAGAGATAGACGTAATAGGAAGAATACCTTACAGCAAGGATATTGCTAGAATATACTCAAGAGGAAATATGCTATATGATGATTTAAAGTATAAGAATGTATTCGATGAAATAGCCCAAAGTATAAAGGGGGTGTTTTCATGGAATTAG
- a CDS encoding Mrp/NBP35 family ATP-binding protein yields MGECNTCPSGETCSKDKDKCMLEFNSLSNVKKIIGVMSGKGGVGKSTVSALVAKHLSEEGYKVGVLDADITGPSIPRLLGVSKEKVMVSDNVMYPAKTKDNISVMSLNLLMDESQPVIWRGPMIAGVVKQFWTDTYWAELDYLIIDMPPGTGDVALTVMQSIPIDGVVMVSIPQDMVSMIVSKAVSMAKQMNINVYGVVENMSYIKCPDCDKKIKLFSDEESDKFLQDMDLELLGELPMVKSVSGLEKNTDKPLDEDVKEVMENIASKILKKATN; encoded by the coding sequence ATGGGAGAATGCAACACTTGTCCAAGTGGTGAAACTTGCTCTAAAGATAAAGATAAATGTATGTTAGAATTCAATTCATTAAGCAATGTAAAAAAAATTATAGGAGTTATGAGTGGAAAAGGTGGAGTAGGAAAATCTACAGTATCAGCACTTGTAGCTAAGCACTTGAGTGAGGAAGGATACAAGGTTGGTGTGCTTGATGCAGATATAACAGGTCCTAGTATTCCAAGACTTTTAGGTGTTAGCAAAGAAAAAGTTATGGTATCTGATAATGTAATGTATCCAGCTAAAACTAAGGATAATATAAGTGTAATGTCTCTTAATTTATTGATGGATGAGAGTCAACCTGTAATATGGAGAGGACCTATGATTGCAGGAGTTGTAAAGCAGTTTTGGACAGATACATATTGGGCAGAATTAGATTATTTAATAATTGATATGCCACCAGGAACAGGCGATGTTGCGCTTACTGTTATGCAGTCAATTCCTATTGATGGTGTTGTGATGGTTTCTATTCCTCAGGATATGGTTTCTATGATAGTATCAAAGGCTGTAAGTATGGCGAAACAAATGAATATAAATGTATATGGTGTAGTTGAAAATATGAGTTATATAAAATGTCCTGATTGCGATAAGAAAATAAAGTTATTTAGTGATGAGGAAAGTGATAAGTTTTTACAGGATATGGATCTTGAGCTTTTAGGAGAGCTTCCTATGGTTAAAAGTGTAAGTGGACTTGAGAAAAATACTGATAAGCCTCTAGATGAAGATGTCAAAGAAGTAATGGAAAATATAGCTAGTAAAATATTAAAAAAAGCTACTAATTAA
- a CDS encoding DUF134 domain-containing protein: MARPTKARTVEFFPENNYFIPVGKQQYDIEEVEIKIEELEAIRLKDIENLNQEECAKKMQVSRQTFQNIIDSARKKVAISLTQGKAIRISGGHYTTKHCKFKCMDCGNEYNIQYSQDKVSCPSCGLNKVTCTKKAGLCKKLCRDK; the protein is encoded by the coding sequence ATGGCAAGACCTACAAAAGCCAGGACAGTAGAATTTTTTCCAGAAAATAATTATTTTATTCCAGTTGGAAAACAACAATATGATATAGAAGAAGTGGAAATAAAGATAGAAGAGCTTGAAGCTATAAGACTTAAGGATATTGAAAACTTAAATCAAGAAGAATGTGCAAAGAAAATGCAGGTTTCAAGACAAACATTTCAAAACATAATAGACAGTGCTCGTAAAAAAGTAGCTATATCATTAACACAAGGAAAAGCTATAAGAATAAGTGGAGGACATTACACAACAAAGCATTGCAAGTTTAAGTGCATGGATTGTGGGAATGAGTATAACATACAGTATAGCCAAGATAAGGTTTCTTGTCCTTCTTGTGGATTGAACAAAGTTACTTGTACTAAAAAAGCTGGATTATGTAAGAAATTATGTAGAGATAAATAA
- a CDS encoding GerAB/ArcD/ProY family transporter: protein MNKEIISDRKALSIYIIFLSGTAIIYTRGIQAKHDIWIAVILGFIMALPIICMYIKIHNIFPDKNLFEIVEVCFGKIIGTIIILLYISYAYIIAAVILREYLEFYVTVTMQQTPGIVPASIQALLAAWLVKKGIELIGRWSELFAYILIAFVFITVVLLIAGCDIEINNLRPTMAYGIKPIIRGAFSVFSFPLTQVVVLTMVFSNLKNAHSYFKVYTLGTIIGFILIFLVFVANVAVLGVEQAANKYYTLTVTAARVDIGHFIQRTEIIANTMFLLGGVLKLSIFILAICKGISYIFRCIDYRFLVIPVTLNVINLNVFIFTDIVDMVEWLNDIIDYYHLFFHVFIPVIIWIACEIKNKKNLEL from the coding sequence ATGAATAAAGAAATTATTTCAGATAGAAAAGCTCTAAGTATATATATAATATTTTTATCAGGAACTGCAATTATATATACAAGGGGAATACAAGCTAAACATGATATATGGATAGCTGTTATATTAGGATTTATTATGGCATTACCAATTATATGCATGTATATAAAAATACATAATATATTTCCAGATAAAAACTTATTTGAAATCGTTGAAGTGTGTTTTGGCAAAATTATAGGAACTATAATTATATTATTATATATATCATATGCTTATATTATAGCTGCTGTTATATTAAGAGAGTACTTAGAATTTTATGTAACAGTAACAATGCAACAAACACCAGGAATAGTACCTGCCTCTATACAAGCTTTGTTAGCAGCTTGGTTAGTAAAAAAAGGAATCGAACTAATAGGAAGATGGTCAGAGTTATTTGCATACATATTAATAGCGTTTGTATTTATAACAGTAGTATTACTAATAGCAGGTTGTGATATAGAAATAAATAATCTTAGACCTACTATGGCTTATGGGATAAAACCAATAATAAGAGGAGCTTTTTCAGTATTTTCATTTCCTTTAACACAGGTAGTTGTACTTACTATGGTATTTTCAAATTTAAAAAATGCACACTCTTATTTTAAAGTATATACGCTAGGTACTATAATTGGATTTATATTGATATTTTTGGTATTTGTAGCGAATGTTGCAGTGTTAGGAGTAGAACAAGCAGCAAATAAATATTATACATTGACTGTAACTGCAGCAAGAGTGGATATAGGACATTTTATACAAAGAACAGAAATAATAGCAAATACTATGTTTTTATTAGGAGGTGTACTAAAGCTCAGTATATTTATTTTGGCAATATGTAAAGGGATTAGTTATATATTTAGATGTATAGATTACCGATTTTTAGTAATTCCTGTAACGCTAAATGTAATAAATTTAAATGTCTTTATATTTACAGATATAGTTGATATGGTAGAATGGCTAAATGATATTATAGATTATTATCACTTATTTTTTCATGTTTTCATACCCGTTATTATATGGATAGCATGTGAGATTAAAAATAAGAAAAATCTTGAATTGTAG
- a CDS encoding ATP-binding protein, whose protein sequence is MELVVLSGKGGTGKTTIATALCELNEKVVRVDCDVDAPNLYLYYNGEDIEKKDFFKGKKATIDRSSCVECSKCEEVCRFDAIKDFNIDKFLCEGCGACTHVCEHNSIKLEEEKTAQTFITKLDNGIISRAEMEIGSDGSGLLISDIRKNAKKFNQNKDLVIIDGSPGIGCAVISSITGADMALIVTEPTKSGLEDLKRVVSLCEHFGILTMVCINKYDINEEMSFNIQEFIKAKNMKLVGEIPYDETVVKSINELKPITLYKNSKANEAIQNMWNDIKKLGGI, encoded by the coding sequence ATGGAATTAGTTGTACTAAGTGGTAAAGGTGGAACAGGAAAGACTACAATTGCAACTGCGCTATGCGAATTAAATGAAAAAGTAGTTAGGGTAGATTGCGATGTGGATGCACCTAATCTATATCTTTATTACAATGGAGAAGATATCGAAAAGAAAGATTTTTTTAAGGGGAAAAAAGCCACTATAGATAGATCTTCTTGTGTAGAGTGCTCAAAGTGTGAAGAGGTATGTAGATTTGATGCTATAAAAGACTTTAATATAGATAAATTTTTATGTGAAGGATGTGGGGCTTGCACACATGTATGTGAGCATAATTCCATAAAACTAGAAGAAGAAAAAACTGCTCAAACATTTATAACAAAGCTGGATAATGGAATAATATCAAGAGCTGAAATGGAAATAGGAAGTGATGGGTCAGGACTACTTATTTCAGATATTAGGAAGAATGCGAAAAAGTTTAATCAAAATAAGGATTTGGTTATAATAGATGGATCTCCAGGTATAGGATGTGCTGTAATATCTTCAATTACAGGAGCAGATATGGCTTTAATTGTTACAGAGCCTACAAAATCAGGATTAGAAGATTTAAAAAGAGTGGTTTCCTTATGTGAGCACTTTGGGATACTCACTATGGTTTGCATAAATAAATACGATATAAATGAAGAAATGAGTTTTAATATACAAGAATTTATAAAGGCTAAGAATATGAAATTGGTTGGAGAAATTCCATATGATGAAACTGTAGTTAAATCTATAAATGAGTTAAAACCAATAACACTGTATAAGAATAGTAAAGCAAATGAAGCTATACAAAACATGTGGAATGATATAAAAAAATTAGGAGGTATTTAA
- a CDS encoding NifB/NifX family molybdenum-iron cluster-binding protein → MRIAVASDNKMVSGHFGHCEGFSVYDVADSKILKNEFIQNPGHKPGYLPVFLKEQNVDVIIAGGMGGTAQDLFRENDIEVVVGASGLADKSVESYISGNLKSTNSVCTEHAHEGNCNG, encoded by the coding sequence ATGAGAATAGCAGTTGCAAGTGATAATAAAATGGTTAGTGGACACTTTGGACACTGTGAGGGATTTAGTGTATACGATGTAGCAGATAGCAAGATATTAAAAAATGAGTTTATACAAAATCCAGGACATAAACCAGGATACTTACCAGTATTTTTAAAGGAACAAAATGTAGATGTTATAATAGCTGGAGGTATGGGAGGTACAGCTCAAGATTTATTTAGAGAAAATGATATAGAAGTTGTAGTTGGTGCAAGTGGTCTTGCTGATAAATCAGTAGAAAGTTATATAAGTGGTAACTTAAAGTCAACTAATAGTGTATGTACAGAGCATGCACATGAGGGAAACTGTAACGGATAA
- a CDS encoding NifB/NifX family molybdenum-iron cluster-binding protein: MNIAVSSFDEKKDALLDKRFGRCNYFQIYNEAKEQIKAVKNEGQISGSGAGVSAAQQIIDEKIDVVITGNLGPNAFKILQRANIKAYKCGEVSVEEALSMLNKGELEQIEVAGKAHHGMNV; this comes from the coding sequence ATGAATATAGCAGTATCATCTTTTGATGAAAAAAAAGATGCTTTATTAGATAAAAGATTTGGAAGATGTAATTACTTCCAAATATACAATGAAGCAAAAGAACAAATAAAAGCTGTGAAAAATGAAGGACAAATATCTGGATCAGGTGCAGGTGTATCAGCTGCACAACAGATTATAGATGAAAAAATAGATGTTGTTATAACAGGAAATCTTGGTCCGAATGCATTTAAGATACTTCAAAGAGCAAACATAAAAGCTTATAAATGTGGTGAGGTTTCTGTTGAAGAAGCTTTAAGTATGTTAAATAAAGGAGAACTTGAACAAATTGAAGTAGCAGGTAAGGCTCATCATGGCATGAATGTATAA
- a CDS encoding methyl-accepting chemotaxis protein — MIDNILTKFTFKWKIISVVLALFFISISILMGVSIKTVNDKLEDEITMSGMNLAEQIEGQIEGSKEIEKILEDIIDDKIITSSSMIKYMDINKMSNEKIVQLVSDLGISEISIIGPDRIIDYSNVPANIGWEYPAGHAMDVVFNGSSDTYLEEARENPLDGKLYKFGGISLGNGYFVQAGVSTEIIEEFKKNVNIQNTLIRATEDEKVLYAVQIDKTGLAVAGTKDLVGKVYDDDVTKSAAINGKAAANTWFDEKLGILAYDVQIPYHEDGKHVGSIDIGLSLESLTNAKNDIMKTSMIISLVIILLVSLILYFVIGYSMKPLKVTSGYIQRIAEGDFTQTMSGKILKYNDEIGYIANSVKKMQEELKALVGNIKNSANTMTNYSNDLAEITDQSNQAMDVIAQSVEQMALSSADQANDAQSVAISTEELGGKINTSTEVINEAVCLTNETDKICKEGSIIISDLYEKTENSKKKNRDVHGIIQEVNVATGNAESITNLITQISEQTNLLALNASIEAARAGEAGKGFAVVAEEIRKLAENTGNATKDINEIINNIQMKAVNAVSIMNEVDNMAESNDKAIDNTGNTFKKIENKLQELVSKIMEVKHVSNDISDNKEIIIDSIQNISAITEENSAATEEVSSSTEEQLASIQEIMSLAKTSNELARELQNNVEKFKVE, encoded by the coding sequence ATGATTGACAATATATTAACGAAATTTACATTCAAATGGAAAATCATAAGCGTTGTATTAGCTTTATTTTTTATTTCTATTTCAATTCTTATGGGAGTATCTATCAAAACAGTTAATGATAAGCTAGAAGATGAAATAACAATGAGTGGTATGAATTTAGCTGAGCAGATAGAAGGTCAAATAGAAGGAAGCAAAGAAATTGAAAAAATATTAGAGGATATAATAGATGATAAGATTATAACTTCTTCTTCTATGATAAAGTATATGGATATAAATAAGATGTCTAATGAAAAGATAGTTCAACTAGTTTCTGATTTAGGAATTTCGGAAATAAGTATTATAGGTCCAGATAGAATTATAGATTATTCTAATGTTCCTGCTAATATAGGTTGGGAATATCCTGCTGGACATGCTATGGATGTTGTATTTAATGGTAGCTCCGATACTTATTTAGAGGAAGCAAGAGAAAATCCACTGGATGGAAAGCTTTATAAATTTGGGGGGATTAGTTTAGGAAATGGTTACTTTGTACAGGCGGGTGTTTCTACAGAGATAATAGAAGAATTTAAGAAAAATGTTAACATACAGAATACACTTATAAGAGCAACAGAAGATGAAAAAGTATTATATGCTGTACAAATTGATAAAACAGGTTTAGCAGTTGCTGGTACTAAAGATTTAGTTGGTAAAGTGTATGATGATGATGTAACAAAATCAGCAGCTATAAACGGAAAGGCTGCTGCAAATACATGGTTTGATGAAAAACTAGGTATATTAGCATACGATGTACAAATACCATATCATGAAGATGGAAAACATGTTGGTTCTATTGATATAGGATTATCATTAGAATCTTTAACAAATGCTAAAAATGATATTATGAAAACATCTATGATAATATCATTAGTTATAATTTTATTAGTATCTTTAATATTATATTTTGTAATTGGGTATTCTATGAAGCCATTAAAAGTAACTTCTGGTTATATTCAAAGAATTGCAGAAGGAGATTTTACACAAACTATGTCTGGTAAAATATTAAAATATAATGATGAAATAGGGTACATAGCTAACTCTGTTAAAAAGATGCAGGAAGAATTAAAAGCGCTTGTAGGTAATATTAAAAATAGTGCTAATACAATGACTAACTATTCTAATGATTTAGCTGAGATTACAGATCAATCTAATCAAGCTATGGATGTTATTGCTCAGTCAGTTGAACAGATGGCGTTAAGCTCAGCAGATCAAGCAAATGATGCTCAATCGGTTGCAATTAGCACAGAAGAATTGGGAGGAAAAATCAATACTTCTACTGAGGTTATTAATGAAGCTGTTTGCTTAACAAATGAAACAGATAAGATATGTAAAGAAGGTAGTATTATTATATCTGATTTATATGAGAAAACAGAAAATAGTAAAAAGAAAAATAGAGATGTTCATGGTATTATACAAGAAGTAAACGTTGCAACTGGAAATGCAGAGAGTATTACAAATCTTATAACTCAGATTTCAGAACAAACTAATTTATTAGCTCTTAATGCAAGTATAGAAGCTGCTCGAGCAGGGGAAGCTGGTAAGGGATTTGCAGTAGTTGCAGAAGAGATTAGAAAACTAGCAGAAAATACAGGAAATGCAACAAAGGATATAAATGAAATAATAAATAATATACAAATGAAAGCAGTGAATGCTGTAAGTATAATGAATGAAGTAGATAATATGGCAGAAAGTAATGATAAGGCTATTGATAATACAGGTAATACATTTAAAAAAATTGAGAATAAATTACAAGAACTTGTATCCAAAATAATGGAAGTAAAACATGTTAGTAATGATATTTCAGATAACAAAGAGATTATTATTGACTCTATACAAAATATCTCAGCAATAACTGAAGAAAATTCAGCAGCAACAGAAGAAGTTTCATCTTCAACAGAAGAACAACTAGCTTCGATACAAGAGATAATGTCTTTAGCTAAAACATCAAATGAATTAGCTAGAGAACTTCAAAATAATGTAGAAAAATTTAAAGTGGAATAG
- the thiD gene encoding bifunctional hydroxymethylpyrimidine kinase/phosphomethylpyrimidine kinase — MINNKTNYRVPVLTIAGSDSSGGAGIQADLKTFSALKTFGMSVITAITAQNTRGVFAVEEISKEIIKKQIEVIFEDIHPKALKIGMVSSPDIIKQIADTLSKYEVNNLVIDPVMISKSGYSLLRTEAKENLIKYLIPMAYIITPNTMEAEEITGIHIENLEDMKEAAKKLLELGPKYVLVKGGHLDGDAVDLLMGDGVCELFESKRLDRKNTHGTGCTLSSAIVTQLAHGYDVKEAVGNSKNYITKAIENSFDIGHGIGPVHHFYEFDKGGN, encoded by the coding sequence TTGATTAATAATAAAACTAATTATAGAGTACCTGTACTTACAATAGCGGGATCAGATTCATCTGGAGGAGCCGGTATTCAAGCGGATTTAAAGACATTTAGTGCTCTTAAAACTTTTGGAATGAGTGTTATAACTGCAATTACAGCTCAAAATACAAGAGGAGTATTTGCTGTAGAGGAAATTAGCAAAGAAATAATAAAAAAACAAATAGAAGTTATATTTGAAGATATTCATCCAAAGGCTTTGAAAATAGGAATGGTTTCGAGTCCAGACATAATAAAACAAATAGCAGATACATTGAGTAAATATGAGGTTAATAATTTGGTAATAGACCCTGTTATGATTTCAAAGAGTGGATACTCTTTATTAAGAACAGAAGCTAAAGAAAATCTTATAAAGTATTTAATACCGATGGCTTATATTATAACTCCTAATACAATGGAAGCCGAAGAGATAACGGGTATACATATTGAAAACTTAGAAGATATGAAAGAAGCTGCTAAAAAATTATTAGAGCTTGGACCTAAGTACGTATTAGTTAAAGGCGGACACTTAGATGGTGATGCTGTTGATTTATTAATGGGTGATGGTGTTTGTGAATTATTTGAATCTAAAAGACTTGATAGAAAAAATACTCATGGAACAGGATGTACACTATCTTCAGCTATAGTTACTCAATTAGCTCATGGATATGATGTGAAGGAAGCTGTTGGTAATAGTAAGAATTACATAACAAAGGCTATAGAAAATAGCTTTGATATAGGCCATGGCATCGGCCCTGTTCATCATTTCTATGAATTTGACAAAGGAGGAAATTAA
- the thiM gene encoding hydroxyethylthiazole kinase produces MYELISKVGKASPLVVHYTNEVTINDCANMTLAIGASPLMSYSYEELEDVINIASTVVINIGTMNSSHLDLFVKAAKYANKVGKKLVLDPVGVFASKKRQEIIKILLGEVKFDVIKGNMAEIKFIGGQAVNGQGVDSHEECDDIDQLKAISKTLKTTLAITGKTDVIVDFDNVVKIHNGSPKLKSVTGTGCMINSLIGSFLGVSDNSMDAAVMGILCMSLSGELADKDDLGIGSFKVNLFDNIYKLTEEKIRDLGKVETI; encoded by the coding sequence GTGTATGAATTAATAAGCAAAGTAGGAAAAGCATCCCCACTAGTAGTTCATTACACTAATGAAGTTACTATAAACGATTGTGCAAATATGACTTTAGCAATAGGAGCAAGTCCTTTGATGAGTTATTCATACGAAGAGTTAGAAGATGTTATAAACATTGCAAGTACAGTTGTTATAAACATAGGAACTATGAACTCATCTCATTTAGATTTATTTGTAAAGGCTGCTAAATATGCAAATAAAGTTGGAAAAAAACTTGTGTTAGATCCAGTTGGCGTATTTGCATCAAAGAAAAGACAAGAAATAATAAAAATTCTTTTAGGAGAAGTTAAGTTCGATGTTATCAAAGGTAATATGGCCGAAATAAAGTTTATAGGTGGACAAGCTGTTAACGGTCAAGGTGTTGACTCTCATGAAGAATGTGATGATATAGATCAATTAAAAGCAATCAGTAAAACGTTAAAGACTACACTGGCAATAACAGGAAAAACAGATGTTATAGTAGACTTTGATAACGTTGTTAAAATACACAATGGAAGTCCTAAGTTGAAAAGTGTAACAGGAACAGGATGTATGATAAATAGTTTAATAGGAAGTTTTTTAGGGGTTAGCGATAATAGTATGGATGCTGCTGTTATGGGAATTTTATGTATGTCATTGTCAGGTGAATTAGCAGATAAAGATGATCTTGGAATTGGATCTTTCAAGGTAAATCTATTTGACAATATATACAAGCTTACTGAAGAAAAAATACGAGATTTGGGAAAGGTTGAGACTATATGA
- a CDS encoding RCC1 domain-containing protein — MGNQIWDWINNYNGELNESIFRTNKNIPIQCDDFTGYFTNVIAISAGNRHSLALKADGTVWAWGSNSNGQLGDDTFGINKNMPIQVRDYNDPTGFLTNIIAVFASWRHSLALKNDGTVWTWGNNYDGQLGDGTSGSNKNIPVQVKDVTDPTGFLTNVISISAGWFHSLALKADGTVRAWGNNSKGQLGNGSFGTNEKIPVKVKDNTDSTGFLANVIDIFASWSHSLALRADGTVWAWGNNYDGQLGDGTSGSNKNIPVQVKDSTNFISNIRTISAGWFHSLALKTDGTVWAWGGNSSGQLGDGTFTSNSNIPVQVKDTTNPTCFLTNVVAISAGWSHSLALKTDGTVWGWSRNIEGQLGDGSSGNNKNIPVQVKNYNNSSDFLTNVAAISAGWSHSLALRTDGTVWAWGNNYNGQLGDGTFETNKNIPVQVRVY, encoded by the coding sequence ATGGGTAATCAAATTTGGGACTGGATAAACAATTATAATGGCGAATTAAACGAGTCTATTTTTAGAACTAATAAGAATATACCAATACAGTGTGATGATTTTACGGGTTATTTCACTAATGTAATAGCTATATCTGCTGGGAACCGTCATAGTTTAGCCCTTAAGGCTGATGGAACGGTTTGGGCTTGGGGAAGTAACTCTAATGGGCAATTAGGTGATGATACTTTTGGGATTAATAAGAATATGCCAATACAAGTTAGAGATTATAATGACCCTACTGGATTTTTAACTAATATAATAGCTGTTTTTGCTAGTTGGAGACATAGCTTAGCACTTAAGAATGATGGAACAGTTTGGACCTGGGGTAATAACTACGATGGTCAATTAGGGGATGGCACTTCTGGAAGTAATAAGAATATACCAGTACAGGTTAAGGATGTGACTGACCCTACTGGATTTTTAACTAATGTTATATCAATTTCAGCGGGTTGGTTTCATAGTTTAGCCCTTAAGGCTGATGGAACAGTTAGGGCTTGGGGTAATAATTCTAAAGGTCAATTAGGCAATGGGAGTTTTGGAACTAATGAGAAGATACCAGTTAAGGTTAAAGATAATACTGACTCTACTGGTTTTCTAGCTAATGTTATAGATATATTTGCTAGTTGGAGTCATAGTTTAGCGCTTAGAGCTGATGGAACGGTTTGGGCTTGGGGAAATAATTATGATGGTCAATTAGGGGATGGTACTTCTGGAAGTAATAAGAATATACCAGTACAGGTTAAGGATTCTACTAATTTTATCAGCAATATTAGAACTATATCAGCTGGTTGGTTTCATAGTTTAGCTCTTAAGACTGATGGGACAGTTTGGGCTTGGGGTGGAAACTCTAGTGGTCAATTGGGTGATGGTACTTTTACAAGTAATAGTAATATACCGGTACAGGTTAAGGACACTACTAATCCTACTTGCTTTTTAACTAATGTAGTAGCTATATCAGCTGGTTGGAGTCATAGTTTAGCCCTTAAGACTGATGGAACAGTTTGGGGGTGGAGCAGAAATATTGAGGGACAATTAGGAGATGGGAGTTCTGGAAATAATAAGAATATACCAGTACAGGTTAAGAATTATAATAATTCTTCAGATTTTCTAACTAATGTAGCAGCTATATCAGCTGGTTGGAGTCATAGCTTAGCACTTAGGACTGATGGAACAGTTTGGGCTTGGGGGAATAACTATAATGGACAATTAGGTGATGGAACTTTTGAAACTAATAAGAACATACCAGTACAGGTTAGGGTATATTAA